From one [Ruminococcus] lactaris ATCC 29176 genomic stretch:
- a CDS encoding ABC-F family ATP-binding cassette domain-containing protein produces MSILNVEHLTHGFGDRAIFTDVSFRLLKGEHIGLVGANGEGKSTFMNIVTGKLMPDEGKVEWSKNVHAGYLDQHAVLKQGMTIREVLKSAFDPLLQKEIRMNEICDLLGTADEEEMNLLMEELGTIQDELTLHDFYTIDAKVEEVARALGLLDLGLDRDVTDLSGGQRTKVLLAKLLLEKPDILLLDEPTNYLDEEHIAWLKRYLLDYENAFILISHDIPFLNEVVNIIYHMENQELNRYVGDYNHFQEVYAVKKAQLEAAYRRQQQEISELKDFVARNKARVSTRNMAMSRQKKLDKMDLIELAGERPKPEFHFRYGRTPGKMLFETKDLVTGYDEPLSKPLNFSMERGQKVALVGTNGIGKTTLLKSILGLIPALEGNCELGDNLEVGYFEQEVKGENKNTCIEELWQEFPSCTQYEIRSALAKCGLTTKHIESQVRVLSGGEQAKVRLCKLLNRDTNLLLLDEPTNHLDVDAKDSLKKALQEYRGSILLICHEPEFYEDVVDEVWDMSQWTTKIF; encoded by the coding sequence ATGAGTATACTAAATGTTGAACATCTGACGCACGGTTTTGGAGACAGGGCAATCTTCACAGACGTGTCATTCCGTCTGTTGAAGGGAGAGCATATCGGGCTGGTCGGAGCAAATGGAGAAGGAAAGTCCACTTTTATGAATATTGTCACGGGAAAGCTTATGCCGGATGAGGGAAAGGTAGAGTGGTCGAAGAATGTCCATGCAGGGTATCTGGATCAGCATGCCGTGTTAAAGCAGGGGATGACGATCAGGGAAGTTCTGAAATCAGCTTTTGACCCGCTTCTGCAAAAAGAAATAAGAATGAACGAGATCTGCGATCTGTTAGGAACTGCAGATGAGGAAGAAATGAATCTTCTGATGGAAGAACTGGGAACGATACAGGATGAGCTGACGTTGCATGATTTTTATACCATTGATGCAAAAGTGGAAGAGGTTGCAAGAGCCTTAGGACTTCTTGATCTTGGCCTGGACCGGGATGTAACTGATCTGAGTGGTGGACAGCGAACCAAAGTACTGCTGGCAAAACTCCTGTTGGAAAAGCCGGACATTCTTTTGCTGGACGAGCCAACGAATTATCTGGATGAAGAGCATATTGCATGGCTGAAAAGATATCTTTTAGATTATGAAAACGCATTTATCCTGATTTCACATGATATTCCGTTCCTAAATGAAGTGGTTAATATCATTTATCATATGGAAAATCAGGAATTGAACCGTTACGTGGGAGATTACAATCATTTCCAGGAAGTTTATGCTGTGAAAAAAGCACAACTGGAGGCAGCATACCGCAGACAACAGCAGGAGATCAGTGAACTGAAAGATTTCGTGGCAAGAAATAAAGCGAGAGTTTCTACAAGAAATATGGCGATGTCCAGACAAAAAAAGCTGGACAAGATGGATCTGATCGAATTGGCAGGGGAACGGCCAAAGCCGGAATTTCATTTCCGGTATGGAAGAACTCCGGGAAAAATGCTCTTCGAGACAAAGGATCTTGTGACGGGATATGACGAGCCGCTGTCAAAACCTCTGAATTTCTCTATGGAACGAGGACAGAAGGTCGCACTGGTTGGAACGAACGGAATCGGGAAGACGACATTGCTGAAAAGTATCCTGGGGCTGATCCCGGCACTGGAAGGGAACTGTGAACTTGGAGATAATCTGGAGGTCGGTTACTTTGAACAGGAAGTAAAAGGTGAAAATAAAAATACATGTATAGAAGAGCTGTGGCAGGAGTTTCCGTCCTGTACCCAGTATGAAATCCGCTCTGCACTGGCAAAATGTGGACTGACGACAAAGCACATAGAAAGTCAGGTCAGGGTCCTGAGTGGTGGCGAGCAGGCAAAGGTACGCCTGTGCAAGCTTTTGAACCGGGATACGAATCTTCTTCTGCTGGATGAACCGACGAACCATCTGGATGTTGATGCAAAAGATTCTCTGAAGAAAGCTTTGCAGGAATACCGGGGAAGCATCCTTCTGATCTGTCATGAACCGGAGTTTTATGAGGATGTGGTGGATGAAGTCTGGGATATGAGCCAGTGGACGACCAAAATCTTCTAA
- a CDS encoding CarD family transcriptional regulator: MLSRGDAVVYKCRGMYKVEEIGTLDFSFADSKKKYYTLQSIEDAKDKAYVPTDDEKNIRRPVSFEEAKHLLDCVDKIEVLSVKNEKFREQEYKDCISDFKPENWVRVLRTLYTRTKRRGSMTSMDKKYQMLLEHALYSEMQYVLGISAAELSRLLTSNLAKI, translated from the coding sequence ATGCTCAGCAGAGGAGATGCGGTAGTTTATAAATGCAGAGGAATGTATAAAGTGGAAGAAATTGGTACGCTGGATTTTTCATTTGCGGACAGTAAAAAGAAGTATTATACGTTACAGTCCATAGAAGATGCAAAGGATAAGGCTTATGTACCTACAGATGATGAAAAAAATATCCGTCGGCCGGTGAGCTTTGAAGAGGCAAAGCATTTACTGGACTGCGTAGATAAGATCGAAGTGCTGAGCGTAAAAAATGAAAAGTTCCGGGAACAGGAGTATAAAGATTGTATTTCGGATTTTAAACCGGAGAACTGGGTGAGAGTCCTGAGAACTCTCTATACAAGGACAAAGCGGCGTGGCAGTATGACAAGTATGGACAAGAAATATCAGATGCTGCTGGAGCATGCCCTGTACAGTGAAATGCAGTATGTTCTTGGAATTTCGGCAGCAGAGCTGTCCAGGCTGCTTACATCAAATCTTGCGAAAATATAA
- a CDS encoding IMP cyclohydrolase — protein MKMLSIEQELKNNSYPGRGIIIGKTPDGKKAVTAYFIMGRSENSRNRVFVEEGEGIHTQAFDPSKLTDPSLIIYAPVRVLGNKTIVTNGDQTDTIYEGMDRQLTFEQSLRSREFEPDAPNYTPRISGVMHIENGRYNYAMSILKSNNGNPESCNRYTFAYENPAAGEGHFIHTYMCDSDPLPSFEGEPKLIQVPDSMEEFTELLWNSLNQENKVSLFVRYIDIETGKYETKIVNKNQK, from the coding sequence ATGAAGATGCTGTCGATCGAGCAGGAACTGAAGAACAATTCTTATCCGGGAAGAGGGATCATTATCGGAAAGACCCCTGATGGAAAAAAGGCTGTCACTGCCTATTTCATTATGGGACGGAGTGAAAATAGCCGGAATCGCGTATTTGTGGAAGAGGGAGAAGGGATTCATACACAGGCGTTTGATCCGTCAAAGCTGACTGACCCGAGTCTGATCATTTATGCACCTGTAAGAGTTCTTGGGAATAAGACGATCGTGACCAACGGAGACCAGACGGATACGATCTACGAAGGAATGGATAGACAGCTTACATTTGAGCAGTCTCTCAGAAGCAGGGAATTTGAACCGGATGCTCCAAATTATACACCACGTATTTCAGGTGTGATGCACATTGAAAATGGAAGATACAATTACGCAATGTCCATCTTGAAGAGTAATAATGGCAACCCGGAGAGCTGCAACCGCTATACATTTGCCTATGAGAACCCGGCAGCAGGAGAGGGACATTTTATCCATACTTATATGTGCGATAGTGATCCACTCCCAAGTTTTGAAGGAGAGCCGAAGCTGATCCAGGTACCTGACAGTATGGAAGAATTTACAGAACTTCTCTGGAACAGTTTGAATCAGGAAAATAAAGTTTCTCTTTTTGTACGTTATATTGATATTGAGACAGGTAAGTACGAGACAAAGATCGTAAATAAAAATCAGAAATAG